Genomic segment of Nitrosopumilaceae archaeon AB1(1):
TAATGATATCAAAAAGACCAGTAATTTCCGTGAATGGTAATTTTGCAACTCTATGTCCAAAAGAAATAATACAGTTGGGTGAAATTTGTGATGGAAAGATTGAAGTCAATTTATTCTACCATACAGACAAGCGCTCAAAGATTATACAAAAGGTATTGAATAATTATGGTGGGAAGAATATTCTGGTTAATCATTCTAGTAGTAAAAAAATTCCCAACTTGAAGAGTCCCAGAGGTAATGTGAGTTCTGAGGGGATTTATCAGGCAGATGTAGTGCTAGTACCATTAGAGGACGGAGATAGAACTGAATCTTTAATCAATATGGGTAAGATTGTAATTACTTTTGATCTCAATCCTCTATCTCGTACAGCTAGAATGGCATCAATCTGTATTGTTGATAATATAACTAGAGGTATGACCCTACTAGTTGAGGAGTGTCGCAGAATTAAACATAATAAAAATATTAAAAGGGTAAAGTTTGATAGTAACAAAAATCGCAAGGCCAGTATAACACAGATTATGAAATATTTGGAGAGGCAGGCATGAAAAATACTAGTTTAATTAAAAATATGAAATCAAAGCAAAAGATTGTCGTGCTAACTGCATATGATTATACCCTTGCCACTCTATGTGATAGAGCAGGCGCTGATGTACTACTAGTCGGAGATAGTTTAGGTATGATAATGCTCGGTTATGACAGTACCATTCCAGTAGTAATGGATGAGATGTGTCTATTTACAAGCGCTGTATCACGAGCTAGAAAAAATGCTGTCATAGTAGCTGATTTACCATTCATGTCATATCAGTCTGGTTTATCTGATGCAATTAAAAATTCAGGTAAATTGATTCANACTGGCGCTGATGCTGTAAAGTTGGAGGGCGGTAGTGTAATGAAAAATATCATACAAGGAATCACTAGTGTAGGAATACCGGTAATGGGGCATATTGGACTGCAGCCTCAAACTGCTACTCTATCAGATGGTTATGTGGTTCATGGAGATACTAGCAACTCGGCTGAAAAATTAATTCGTGATGCAAAATCTGTTGAAGAGGCCGGTGCATTCAGTTTAGTATTAGAAAAAGTGGAAACAGATACTGCTAGAATAATTACATCTGAAATATCAATACCAACCATTGGAATTGGTTCGGGGAGTGGTTGTGATGGACAGGTACTAGTAACTCATGACATGCTTGGTATGTATGATAAAATCAATCCTAAATTTGTGAAAAAATACTCTAACCTATCTGGAATCATAACGGAATCTGTAACACAATATATCAAAGAGGTGCAATCTGGGCAATTTCCAGGCACAGAGCACTCTTTTTCAGGAAAGAGAAATGAATAATCATCCATCTTTAGATATTATTGGTATCGATGGGAGTGAGCTGAATAATAAAAAAATCATACTCTGTGTTACCGGCAGTGTTGCAGCATACAAGGCAATTGAACTTGCAAGATTATTCATGCGACATGGTGCAGATGTGACGTGTGTGCTTAGTAGAGCAGTTGAAAAATTGATTCGTGCAGATTATTTTAAATGGGCTACTGGCAATGATACCATAACAAAACTAACTGGTAATTTGGAGCATATTCAAGTTGCAAATTACAACACATCTGATGTTATAGTGGTATATCCGACAACTGCAAATACACTAGGTAAATTTGCAAATGGAATTGATGACTCTGTGATATCTACCATACTCACTACTAGTTTTGGTTCCAAAATTCCAATAGTAATGGCTCTAGCTATGCATGAATCAATGTATAATAATGATATCATACAAAAGAATATCAAGTATTTATCAGATAAGGTAAAGTTTGTATCCCCTGTAATTTCAGAGGGAAAGGCAAAGATTGCAGAGCCAGAAAAAGTATTAAAAGAGGTGATAAAGATTAATCGTTCTGAAAAATTATACAAGAAAAAAATATTGATATCTGCTGGACCAACTGAGGAATTCATTGATGATATCCGTGTTGTTAAAAATACTAGTAGTGGTAAAACAGGAATTCTGCTTGCAAAGGAGCTGAGTCGTGTTGGAGCAAATGTCACACTAGTGTATGGACCCGGAGAGTATGATATCCCTGCAGGAATTTGTGTCATTCCGGTAAAGACTGCAAAGCAGATGGATGACACCATTACTAGTAGGGTGAAGAAATCCGATATTGTCATAATGGCCGCTGCTATCTCCGATTACACCCCAAGAAAGATTAGTGGAAAATTGAATAGTGAAAAGAGTGAGATTTCTGTAAAACTGGTCAAAACTGCAAAGACTATAGATAAAATCAAAAAGCTCAAAAAAAGCATATTTCTTGTTGGGTTTAAAGCAGAGATTGATGTCTCTGTAAAGAAATTACAGACTAGTGCTAGAAATAAACTCAAACAATCTAGTGCAGATTTAATAATCGCAAATGATATTGGAGTGAAATATAAAAAAGATACATCATATAATGATGTATTAATCATTGATAAAGAAAATGTTGTAAAAACTGGTAGGAAAAAAAAGGAAGAGATTGTAAAAATAATAACAAGAGCAATTGAAGATAAAATATGAACAAATCCTCAGATTATAAAATATATAATATGAAAATATGGAATGAGATTGCACCTAGATATCAAAAGAGATGGATTGGTGCAAAGACTGGGCCGTTTCAGAGTGGAGATGTACTAGTTGATATGATGAACTTTTCTGCTAACGATAAAGTGTTGGA
This window contains:
- a CDS encoding phosphopantothenate/pantothenate synthetase, producing the protein MIPKNHPRAESLRIRELLISGYEDGLVAREGLIAHGRGEMFDYIIGEKTTSSAKSAIKSAAYSLMISKRPVISVNGNFATLCPKEIIQLGEICDGKIEVNLFYHTDKRSKIIQKVLNNYGGKNILVNHSSSKKIPNLKSPRGNVSSEGIYQADVVLVPLEDGDRTESLINMGKIVITFDLNPLSRTARMASICIVDNITRGMTLLVEECRRIKHNKNIKRVKFDSNKNRKASITQIMKYLERQA
- the panB gene encoding 3-methyl-2-oxobutanoate hydroxymethyltransferase, which gives rise to MKNTSLIKNMKSKQKIVVLTAYDYTLATLCDRAGADVLLVGDSLGMIMLGYDSTIPVVMDEMCLFTSAVSRARKNAVIVADLPFMSYQSGLSDAIKNSGKLIXTGADAVKLEGGSVMKNIIQGITSVGIPVMGHIGLQPQTATLSDGYVVHGDTSNSAEKLIRDAKSVEEAGAFSLVLEKVETDTARIITSEISIPTIGIGSGSGCDGQVLVTHDMLGMYDKINPKFVKKYSNLSGIITESVTQYIKEVQSGQFPGTEHSFSGKRNE
- the coaBC gene encoding bifunctional phosphopantothenoylcysteine decarboxylase/phosphopantothenate--cysteine ligase CoaBC; protein product: MNNHPSLDIIGIDGSELNNKKIILCVTGSVAAYKAIELARLFMRHGADVTCVLSRAVEKLIRADYFKWATGNDTITKLTGNLEHIQVANYNTSDVIVVYPTTANTLGKFANGIDDSVISTILTTSFGSKIPIVMALAMHESMYNNDIIQKNIKYLSDKVKFVSPVISEGKAKIAEPEKVLKEVIKINRSEKLYKKKILISAGPTEEFIDDIRVVKNTSSGKTGILLAKELSRVGANVTLVYGPGEYDIPAGICVIPVKTAKQMDDTITSRVKKSDIVIMAAAISDYTPRKISGKLNSEKSEISVKLVKTAKTIDKIKKLKKSIFLVGFKAEIDVSVKKLQTSARNKLKQSSADLIIANDIGVKYKKDTSYNDVLIIDKENVVKTGRKKKEEIVKIITRAIEDKI